The Gimibacter soli genome includes a region encoding these proteins:
- a CDS encoding metallophosphoesterase: protein MPARHTSRHLITLPPNRAGRDFLVGDLHGMVQELAAAMQAAEFDKAADRIISVGDLVDRGPDSLGALRLTREPWFFAVRGNHEIMMLDADGDEEAAAFWYANGGRWFTGLGLAEREEALSLARALPTAIRLERSGGKPIGVTHAEPPPTGWRCMEETIGEADFRRLLIWSRDTIRGERAAPGDPAVALTVHGHTPIKAPKRVGNALFIDTGCVYGGRLTLIEAEAAVTFA, encoded by the coding sequence ATGCCTGCACGCCACACCAGCCGCCATCTGATCACACTGCCGCCCAACAGGGCAGGCCGCGATTTCCTCGTTGGCGACCTGCACGGCATGGTTCAGGAACTCGCCGCCGCCATGCAGGCCGCAGAGTTCGACAAGGCAGCTGACAGGATCATCTCGGTCGGTGATCTGGTTGACCGGGGGCCGGATAGCCTCGGGGCCTTGCGGCTGACCCGCGAGCCCTGGTTTTTCGCCGTACGCGGCAATCATGAAATCATGATGCTCGACGCCGACGGCGACGAGGAAGCCGCCGCCTTCTGGTATGCCAATGGTGGTCGCTGGTTCACGGGGCTCGGGCTTGCCGAGCGGGAGGAAGCGCTGAGCCTTGCGAGGGCGCTACCCACAGCAATCCGGCTGGAACGTTCGGGCGGCAAACCCATCGGGGTGACCCACGCCGAGCCCCCTCCGACCGGCTGGCGCTGCATGGAGGAAACCATCGGGGAAGCGGACTTCCGCCGCTTGCTGATCTGGTCCCGCGATACGATCCGCGGCGAGCGCGCGGCACCGGGTGACCCTGCCGTGGCGCTGACCGTCCACGGCCACACGCCCATCAAGGCACCCAAGCGCGTCGGCAACGCGCTCTTTATCGATACAGGCTGTGTTTACGGCGGCCGCTTGACGCTGATTGAGGCGGAGGCTGCGGTAACCTTCGCCTAG
- a CDS encoding OsmC family protein translates to MSDTPRKARVKWAGDLTFIGESPTGHTVVMDGGADSGGRDHAIRPMEMLLLGMGGCSSIDVILILKKARQKVVDCWVELESERAPEPPRVFTKIHAHFVVVGHNLDDKHVERAIQLSKEKYCSASVQLGALADITTSFETRAAEV, encoded by the coding sequence ATGAGCGACACCCCGCGCAAGGCCCGCGTCAAATGGGCGGGCGACCTGACCTTCATCGGCGAAAGCCCCACGGGCCATACGGTCGTGATGGATGGCGGCGCTGATTCCGGCGGTCGCGACCATGCGATCCGCCCGATGGAAATGCTGCTTCTTGGCATGGGTGGCTGCTCCAGCATCGATGTCATCCTGATCCTGAAGAAAGCCCGCCAGAAGGTCGTCGACTGCTGGGTGGAGCTTGAAAGCGAACGCGCACCGGAGCCACCGCGCGTCTTCACCAAGATCCATGCGCATTTTGTGGTCGTCGGCCACAATCTTGATGACAAGCATGTGGAACGCGCGATCCAGCTTTCGAAGGAAAAATACTGCTCGGCCTCCGTGCAGCTCGGCGCACTTGCCGACATCACCACCAGCTTCGAGACCCGCGCCGCCGAGGTCTAG